CGCGAATTTTGGCGACTTCGCTCTTCGTCTCGCAACGTCCAATTCCTTCAGCGTCCAGGGTGGATCGCTGGGTGGCTTGACGACTGCGGCGGATGCCGCGGATCCGACGCGCTATCAGAGCGGCGACGTTACCGTGGATTCGGCTATCCGCGCCCTGGAGCGCGATGGCATCTTGCGGACACTCGCCGAGCCAAACCTCACTGCGATCTCCGGCGAGTCGGCGAAGTTCCTCGCCGGTGGCGAGTTTCCGGTACCGACATCGCGCGACCGCGACGGCAACGTACAGCTCGAATTCAAACCTTTCGGTGTCGGCCTCAATTTCACGCCGGTTGTGCTGAGCGAGGGCCGCATCAGCCTGAAGATTTCGACGGAAGTGAGCGAACTGACATCCGAAGGCGCGTTCGTATTCCAGAGCACAAGTGCGGACGGCGTCACTGTACCGGGGCTGAAGGTCCGCAGAGCGGAAACGACGCTGGAGCTTCCCAGCGGTGGATCGCTCGTCATGGCGGGCCTGCTCTCGGACACGATGCGGCAGAACATCGATGGGGTGCCCGGCGTGAAAGACGTACCGGTACTCGGCCAGCTTTTCCGAAGCCGCGACTACCAGAAAAACGAAACCGAACTCGTCGTAATCGTCACGCCCTACCTGGTCGACCCCACGTCGCGCAAGAACCTCGTTCTGCCGACCGACGGGTTTGCGCCGGCGAGTGACATGGACACGATTCTCATGGGTCGTCTGAATGCCACATACGGTGCGCGAGGCGCCGCACCCGGGGACCATTCGCTGCAGGGGCCAGTTGGCTTCATTGTGGGTTGAGGCGCGAAGGATGAATGAGATGACAA
Above is a window of Parvibaculum lavamentivorans DS-1 DNA encoding:
- a CDS encoding type II and III secretion system protein family protein, which produces MSNMWNKLTAVCAAPRLRSMRIAAALLCAAAMAVSPAGGAFAGDARLVKIDQGGIGQSSRSIVLGLNKAAIVELPIAARDVLVSNPAIVDAVVRTNKRTYLIGLAVGQTNAFFFNEAGQQILNLEIRVARDLTGLRESLRQYFPKARIDVESINDHVVLSGMVASATDASKAQDFAARYIGGDKEHVLNMLGIEGKEQVMLKVTVAEMQRNVIKQLGVDLSTAANFGDFALRLATSNSFSVQGGSLGGLTTAADAADPTRYQSGDVTVDSAIRALERDGILRTLAEPNLTAISGESAKFLAGGEFPVPTSRDRDGNVQLEFKPFGVGLNFTPVVLSEGRISLKISTEVSELTSEGAFVFQSTSADGVTVPGLKVRRAETTLELPSGGSLVMAGLLSDTMRQNIDGVPGVKDVPVLGQLFRSRDYQKNETELVVIVTPYLVDPTSRKNLVLPTDGFAPASDMDTILMGRLNATYGARGAAPGDHSLQGPVGFIVG